The nucleotide sequence CGAACAGTTCTGCCGCGTAGCCTCGGCGCTTCTTGCGCTGAACGGCCACCGGCTTGATGACCTGACCTTTGCGCGTGTCTACGAGCAGCTTGGGCGGCGTGGCAGCTCGCAACGGATCAACGACTTTCTCAAGCGGTTCAAGGACGAGTACCGCAGCGGCGAGCGGCCGGGCGGGCTCAGCGGCGAACTCGAGGCGGAGATGCGGGCTTCCGCCCAACGCATCACGGAAACGCTGCAGCGCGAAGCGCAGGCCATGATCGAGGCGGAGCGCGCAAGTATTCAGGCGCCACTGGATGAGGCACGTCAGGAGGCCGAGGCGGCGCAGACCGCAAGCGCGGCCGTCCGCCAGCAGTACCGCGACCTTGAGGACACGTTGCAACGCGAGCAGGAGGTCCGCGCGCAAGTCGAGCGCCGACTAAGCGAACTCCAGCGCCAGCATGACACCCTCACCAACGAACACCATGCAATTGCCAAGGAGTCCACAAGGCTAGAGTCGGAGCTCTCCCATCACGCAGAGCAACTGACGCAGCGAAACGCCGACAATGAGGCGCTCCAACAGGAGGTAAAGGAGCTACGGACGGGACGTGAGCGGCTCATGGCACAAGTACGGGATTTGGAGCGCGACCTCGCTGAGGCCTTTCGAGAAACTGCACGCCTCACGGCGACAATGAAGGAACGGGACGCTGTCATCACCCAGCTAGAAACCCGAGTCGACCACGAGCATAGGCGGACAGCGGAAGCCAACAGGCAACACCAAGCGGAAGAGCAGCGTCGTATCGCGTCCGAGACACGCGAGCAATGCGGCAAGCAACAAAGTGAAGCGCTCATAGCGCAGCTCGAACAGATGGAACAGAAGCACGCTCGGGAGATTGACGAAATGCGAAGTGCTTTGGCCGCCGCAGCTTCGAAGCGCCACGAGACCGACCGTAAAATGCATCAGCTAATCGAGTATGTTGAGCGTCTAAGTAATCAGCTGGCCGCAGCACCGAAGAAAACACGCGCCGGTAAGCGTAGCAGGCGCCCGCCTCAATCCGAGCGTTGATCCAGCTGGCCCGACGACCGAGCAGAATCGCGCTTGGTTGCCGGAACTGCGCGCTACAGGTTTCCGCGAGTCGGGTTCAACCTGCGAAAAGCTAGGGCAGCACAGACGTTCGTTACCCACCGCCTCTCTCGAGGGCCCTGTATTCCACGCTGTGGCGGCTCATCGAAGCAGCCGCCAGCAGCCAATCGAAACGACTGACTCAAGAACCTCCTTCTAATTCAAAAATGAGAGAACCAATTCTTGGTCAACAAATTTTGGCTCTCTTTTCATCGCGGCGGCGATGTGGTCAAGCCATATGCTGCCGGTGTCACTGACCGGGGTCTGATCGCATTTGCTCGCCATTTCAGGTGAGTGCGCGCACCCCTCCTGCTGTGCCAATAACAGTGCCTCGTATCCAGGTCGCCACGGCGTCAAATCCGAAAACACCGCCTTCAGTCGCGCGTAGATTGCGAGACCGGCCCAGTCTAGGTCGCCAAAGAAAAATACCGGCCAAGGGAGAGATTCTTGGCTCATCCAAGATTCCACAAACTCACTGATCAGCGGGCGGTTTAGCGCTCCGGACCCGTGGAGGTGAAAACAGGCCTGGCGAGCGTTCCGAATTCGCTGTGCGGCACCCCGAAATCCGGCCGTGTAAACAAAGGCCCATCCCTCTGTGCCGGGCCACATCCCCTCTGCGGCCTCCAGGTAGCTTTCCAAGTTCTCAATGAGGAGCACAGCGCGTGGAGGGGCTTCTGGGTGATAGACCTCGATCAGAACCGGGCGATACCGGAGATCGCCGGCATGCAGTCCGAAGACGATCTCAAGCCACTCCTCGCGCCCAGCCAGGGCCTTGGAGTCCCCTCCAAAGAGTTCCGCGCCGAGACGATAGGCAGTTAACGCCCCCCGCGTCAGCCGGTCCGGGATCCGGCTTAGGCGTGCCACCATGGCGTCGGCCGTCAGCCCATGGATCTGGGGCAGGGGGTGTGCAGCAGCATAGTCCGGATCGGCGAATGCGCCTGATGCCAAAACCGCCTCGCGCCATCTCTGGCCCCAGGCGCTACGCACGGGCCGCTGCAGCACTGCGCGCGCGATCGCCTCTCCCTCCGGGAGGAACTCGATCTCACCATGCCGCCAGGGCTCGTCGTGCGCCCGGTGCTTGCGTCGGAAGCGCAGCGCAATCACGCCATGGCGGGCCAGCGCCTCAAGGTGGCGCCAGAGGTTCACGTCGTCGCCAGGGTGCGTCTCGCCGTTGAGAGCCGGGAGTTCCGGAGAGGTTACCGGTGCCGTGAGGCGCCGGTCGCGCGCCTCGAACGGGCGCTGGTCGAGGCGGTCGACGAAGCGCGAAAGCAGCGCCCGGATCTGCGGGTGTGCTAGTGCCCGATCGATCCCGTCAGACGGCGCCATCGTTCACCCTGCGCACGGGCGCCTGCTCATCGAGCCCTTCCGCGAACTTCAGGTCGAGGTTGTAGGAGACCCGCTCGCGAGCCCTCGCACGCTCCTCTCGGAACAGCGCCTCGACCCGCTCGCGATTGAGAATGCTCTTCTGCAGGTAGACTTTCTCCTTCAACTCACCGATGCCTTCGGGCGCCGGGATCTTGCTGACATCGATCAACATGTCGACGCTGTCGTGCAGCGGCCCCGAGCGCCCATCCGGCAGCGCGAACACCATCTGCACGCCGAGCACCTCCGTGAGGTATTGGATAACTTCCTTGCTCCGGCTCACATCCACCTTCTCGAAGGTCTCATCGATCATCACAAAGCGCAGATGGGTATCGCCCTGTGACCAGCCAAGCGCAGTCGCCAGGGCCGCAGATCGCACGATGTAGGAGGGCGTCTCCAGCTGCCCGCCGGAGCCGGTGCCATAGGTCTTCAGCGAGATGGGCTTGCGCTCCGAGTGGACAAAGCACTTCTCGATGTCGTAGGTCCGGTACTCGCGATAATCGGTCAGCCGCCGTAGCTCCTTCATGCCGCGATTGCGGTCCTGGTCGAGGAGCATCCCCTTCAGGCGATCGAAGATTGCCTCATCCTCCGGACTCATGCCTTCCTCGTCGAACAACAGGAGATTGCCCATCATCTGGCCCGGCTCGGCAAGGCGCTCGAAGAACTCGGCATAGCGGCGGTAGTCGCTGCGCCAGTTCCAGCTGAACTGGTAATACTCATCCCCGAACGTCTGCCTGCGAAGCTCTTGGTTCAGGGTGGTCAGCACGTCCTTGCCGCGGTTGATGCAGTTGTTCATCTTCAGGCAGACGTCCCGAATGAACGTCTCGTTGAACCGACGGCTCGCGTCCTCAAGCTGCTCGTGGTTTTCGGCGAGGATGTGG is from Spiribacter halobius and encodes:
- a CDS encoding DNA-binding protein; the encoded protein is MPRTPTIGYEQFCRVASALLALNGHRLDDLTFARVYEQLGRRGSSQRINDFLKRFKDEYRSGERPGGLSGELEAEMRASAQRITETLQREAQAMIEAERASIQAPLDEARQEAEAAQTASAAVRQQYRDLEDTLQREQEVRAQVERRLSELQRQHDTLTNEHHAIAKESTRLESELSHHAEQLTQRNADNEALQQEVKELRTGRERLMAQVRDLERDLAEAFRETARLTATMKERDAVITQLETRVDHEHRRTAEANRQHQAEEQRRIASETREQCGKQQSEALIAQLEQMEQKHAREIDEMRSALAAAASKRHETDRKMHQLIEYVERLSNQLAAAPKKTRAGKRSRRPPQSER
- a CDS encoding DUF2399 domain-containing protein; the protein is MAPSDGIDRALAHPQIRALLSRFVDRLDQRPFEARDRRLTAPVTSPELPALNGETHPGDDVNLWRHLEALARHGVIALRFRRKHRAHDEPWRHGEIEFLPEGEAIARAVLQRPVRSAWGQRWREAVLASGAFADPDYAAAHPLPQIHGLTADAMVARLSRIPDRLTRGALTAYRLGAELFGGDSKALAGREEWLEIVFGLHAGDLRYRPVLIEVYHPEAPPRAVLLIENLESYLEAAEGMWPGTEGWAFVYTAGFRGAAQRIRNARQACFHLHGSGALNRPLISEFVESWMSQESLPWPVFFFGDLDWAGLAIYARLKAVFSDLTPWRPGYEALLLAQQEGCAHSPEMASKCDQTPVSDTGSIWLDHIAAAMKREPKFVDQELVLSFLN